CGCGGATGCGTGGTTGGAGGAGTTCGAATCCATGCCGACCTGGGTCGCGTTCGGCGATGACGGATCCGCGGTCGGATTCGTGCAGACGAACTGGGTGTCGAAACTGCCCAGCCTGCGTCGGCCGACGACCGGTTGGGTGCACGTGAAGAAGGTGTTCGTCACCCCGGCCGCGCGTGGGAACGACCTCGCCGAACAGATGCTGCGCGCGATGATCGCCTGGGGTACGACCAACGGGATCGAGCGCTACCAGCTGACGGCGCGTCCGCCAGCACGTTCGCTGTACGAACGGCTCGGCTTCACCGCCCCCGACGAGCGACTGATGGAATTGCGTCCGGCAGCGGTCAGCTCGGCTCGATGAGGAGGACCGGGATCTCCCGGTCGGTCTTGGTCTGGTACTCGGCGTAGGGCGGAAAAGCAGCAACGGCGCGCTCCCACCATTCGTCCCGTTCGGCGCCCGAGATCCGCCGCGCGACACCGTCCAGGTGACGCGAGCCGTCCTGAACCTCGACGTCCGGGTTCGCGACGATGTTGTGATACCACGCCGGGTGTTCCGGAGCGCCACCCTTGGACGCCACCGCGGCGTAGACGCCGTCCTTCTCCACCCGCATCAGCGGAACCCGGCGCAGCAGACCCGACTTGTTGCCGCGGATCGTGTAGACGACCACAGACCTTCCCTGCACGTCGGCCACCTCGGTGGTGCCGGCTTCGTCGATCGCGGCCAACTGCTGCGCGACCCACGGCGTCTTCTCCAGCGCGTACTCACCCTGCAACGGCATGACGAGCTCCTTAGAACGTGTCGATCGGTACGTGCGGTGCAACCGTCCGCACCATGATGCATGGCAACGGCCGGTGCCACCGAGGCTATTCCAGATGGGGCCACTTAGGATCGACGCCGTGACCGATCCGACCGATCCGACCGATTCGACCGTGCAGTCCGAGAAACCCGACGACTTCGCCGGCTCGCCCGACGGTTTCGAGCGCCTGTGGACCCCGCACCGGATGGTCTATATCGAGGCAGACCGGCCGGCCGACCACGACGACGAAGCCTGCCCCTTCTGTGCGGCGCCGAAGAAGGACGATGCCGACGGGCTGATCGTGCACCGCGGCGAACGCTGCTTCGTGGTGATGAACCTGTTCCCGTACAACCCCGGTCACCTGCTGGTCTGCCCGTACCGACACGTGCCGCTGTACCTCGACCTCACCGACGAGGAGACGGCCGAGTTCACCAAGCTGACCAAGGAAGGCATCCGCGCGCTGCAGGCCGTATCGGCGCCGATGGGTTTCAACCTCGGTATGAACCAGGGCGAGGTCGCCGGCGCCGGGGTGGCCGCTCACCTGCACCAGCACATCGTGCCGCGTTGGGGCGGCGACTCGAACTTCCTGCCGATCATCGCCCGGACCAAAGCGCTACCCCAGCTGCTCGAGGACGCCAGGTCGCGGCTCGCCGAAGCATGGCCGAAGAACTGAACCGGTCGCTCGGTAACCTGGGACCACCATGCTGAACAAGTACGCCCGCGCGTTTTTCACGAAGGTCTTCACCCCTGTCGCCAAGCTCTTCCTCAAGATGGGGATCAGCCCCGACGTCGTGACGATCATCGGCACCCTCGGCGTCTGTTTCGGCGCGCTGGCGTTCTACCCGCGTCACGAATTCCTGATCGGGACGCTGGTCATCACCGCGTTCGTGTTCAGCGACACGATCGACGGTGTCATGGCTCGCATGTCCGGTCGCTCCAGCGTCTGGGGCGCCTACCTCGACTCGACCCTCGACCGGGTCGGCGACGCAGCCATCTTCGGAGCACTCGTCCTGTACTACGCCGGCGACCAGGGCCACAACATGCTGCTGGCCGGGCTCGCACTCGCCTGTCTGATCTTCGGCAGCGTGGTCTCCTACGCCAAGGCACGCGCCGAAGGCCTCGGTATGACCGCGAACGTCGGCATCGCCGAACGCGCCGAACGACTGGTCGTCGTGCTGGTTGCCACCGGACTGTGCGGATGGTTCCTGCGGCCCTGGGAAACCTGGATCATGGGCGTCGTACTCGGCCTGCTCGCGCTGGCCAGCTTCATCACCGTGCTGCAGCGGATGCTCACCGTGCGTCAACAGGCGCTCGGCAAAGCTCTGTGAGTTTCGCCGATTCGCTGCAGGTCGCCGGGTTCCGGACGGCCTGGAAACTCGTCTGCAGACTGCCCGAGTCCGCGGCCTACGGACTCTTCGAACGTATCGCCGACGCCACCTACAAGCGCGGCGGCAAGTCGGTCGAGCGGATGCGGTCCAACTACGCCAGAGTTCGTCCCGAACTGTCCGATGGCGAGCTGGATGCATTGGTGCGCAACGGGATTCGTTCCTATATGCGGTACTGGTGCGACGCCTTCCGGCTCTCGGTGCACTCGCCCGAGGAACTCGCCGAGCGGATGCGGCTGACCGGCGCGGACGAGCAGGCCAGGGCGATCGTCGGGCGCGGCGAGCCGATCATCCTGTTCCTCGGCCACATGGGCAACTGGGACCTCGCCGGAGCCTGGTCGACCACCTACTTCGCGCCCGTGACGACCGTCGCCGAACGCCTCAAGCCCGAGGAACTGTTCGGGGAGTTCTTGGCCTTCCGGGAGTCCTTGGGCATGACGATCCTTCCGCTGACAGGGGGCGACAACACCTACGGACGCCTGGTCGATGCCCTCGACGCCGGCGGGTTCGTCCCGCTTCTGTCCGATCGAGACCTGACGTCCAACGGCGTCGAGGTGCGGTTGCTCGGCCACCGCATCAAGGCGGCCACCGGGCCGGCGCGATTGGCCCTCGACACCGGCGCCGCGCTGTTCCCGCTCGCGATCACCTACGAACCCGTGCCGGGTCGGGCGGCGCAACGCGTGGTCGCGCACTTCGGCGACCGGGTGGTCGTGCCGGACGGCGACCGGTCCGACCAGGTGCGTGCGATGACCCAGCAATGCGTGGACGCGCTCGGGGACGTGGTCAGGCAGCGCACCGAGGACTGGCACATGATGCAGCGCATCTTCCTCGACGACTTCGACAGCGGCCTGCAGGAGCGGCGATGAGAATCGGGCTGGTCAGCCCGTACTCGTTCGACGTGCCGGGCGGCGTCCAGTTGCACGTGCGCGATCTTGCCGAATACCTCATCGGACGCGGTCACTACGTCGAGGTGCTCGCGCCGTCCGAACTCGACACCCCGTTGCCGCCGTACGTGGTGAGCGCGGGCAGTGCGCTTGCGGTGCCCTACAACGGCTCGGTTGCGCGGCTGACCTTCGGCCCGGTGACGGCGAGCCGCGTGACCCGCTGGATCGAACGCGGCCGCTTCGACGTGCTGCACGTGCACGAGCCGGTGAGTCCGAGCGTCTCCATGCTCGCGATGTGGGCCGCCGAAGGACCGATCGTGGCGACCTTCCACACCAGCAACACCAAGTCGCGGGCTCTGCTGGCTGTCGGCCCGATGCTCCAACCGGGCCTGGAGAAGCTCATGGGACGCATCGCGGTGTCGGCGGAAGCGCGCCGGTTCGTCCACGAACACATCGGCGGGGACGCGGTCATCATCCCGAACGGGGTGTACGTGGACCAGTTCGCGAACGCCCCGGTCAATCCGGCCTGGCAGGGCACCGACGACCGTCCGACGCTGGCGTTCCTCGGGCGCATCGAGGAGCCGCGCAAGGGCCTGCACGTGCTGCTCGACGCCATGCCTGCGCTGCTGGCTGCGCGACCTGGGCTACGCCTCATCGTCGCCGGGCCGGGCGACCCCAAGCAGGTTCTCGAGGGACGCCCGCGCAACGTCATCGACGCCTGCGAGTTCCTCGGCCCCATCAGCGACGCCGACAAGCAGTCGTTCCTGCGGTCGGTCGACTGCTACATCGCGCCCAACACCGGCGGCGAGAGCTTCGGCATCATCCTGGTCGAGGCGATGAGTGCCGGCGCCGCCGTTGTCGCCAGTGACATCAGGGCCTTCCGCGCGGTGCTCGACGACGGCTGGGCGGGTGCGTTGTTCGCCAACGAGCAGCCGGGTGAACTCGCGGACGTCGTCCTCGAACTCCTCGCCAACGCGGCCGACCGATTGCAACTCGCAACACAGGGGAGCAGACGTGCGCGTCGCTTCGACTGGTCGCGGGTCGCGTCCGACGTTTTCTCGGTGTACGAAACCGTTTGTGCAGCAACTGTTCCGGCAAGGATGGGCAGATCCGATGTCCGTCCGGTCCGTTGGTGGAGAGGCGAGAGCTGATGCGTGTGTGGTTCTGGGTCATGCTCGTCGTTGCGGTCCTCGCGCTCGTTGCCTGGTACCTCTCCTACACCGCGGCACGGTTGGACCGCTTGCACGCCAGGCTGGAGGGTTCGGTGTCGGCACTGGATGCCCAGTTGGTGCGCCGGGCCGAGGCGGTCATGGAACTCGCGCACTCCGGTGTACTCGATCCCGCGAGTTCGATGTTGCTCGCGCAAGCGGCCACCGGCTCGCTCGACTTCGCCGACGACGCCGAGGTGCACGGCGAGGTGCGTGACTTCGGCATCGACCGGGAACGAGCCACCGCCGAGTCTGCGCTCAGCCATACGCTGCGACTCACGCTCACGCCGGACGCGGTCCGCGAGATCGAGACGCACAAGGGTGGGCTCGCGTTGACGCAGCGGGTGCAGCAGGCGGGCCAGCGTGTCGTCCTGGCTCGTGCGTTCCACGACGACGCAGTACGCGCCGTGCGTCGGGTGCGGGCGCAGCCGCCGGTCCGTGCCTTCCGGCTCGCCGGCCGCACCACCATGCCGCAGGTCGTCGACTTCGACTCCGACCCACCGGCCATCGACAGCTTCTGAGCTGTCTGGACGCTGCCGTGGCAGCAAAGTGCCATATCCGACGATGTGGCTCGAAGTGGACTCCGCACGGGTCTAGCCTTCGAGCAACACCATCGAGGTTCGAACGAGGAGTTCCGCCGTGACCCAGGTCGCCGACCACACCACCGATTTCACGCGCACCGGCACCGCCCGCGTCAAACGCGGCATGGCCGAGATGCTCAAGGGCGGCGTGATCATGGATGTCGTCACCCCCGAACAGGCGAGGATCGCCGAGGACGCGGGAGCCGTGGCGGTGATGGCGCTGGAGCGCGTTCCCGCCGACATTCGCGCCCAGGGCGGTGTCTCCCGGATGAGCGACCCGGACATGATCGACGCAATCATCGAGGCTGTCTCCATCCCGGTCATGGCGAAAGCACGGATCGGTCACTTCGTCGAGGCGCAGGTGCTGCAGAGCCTCGGCGTGGACTACATCGACGAGTCCGAGGTGCTCACCCCGGCCGACTACGCCAACCACATCGACAAGTGGGAGTTCACCGTCCCCTTCGTCTGCGGCGCCACCAACCTCGGCGAGGCGTTGCGCCGCATCACCGAGGGTGCGGCGATGATCCGCTCCAAGGGTGAGGCCGGCACCGGCGACGTCTCCAACGCGACCACGCACATGCGTCAGATCCGCCAGGAGCTGCGTCGGTTGCAGAACCTGCCCGAGGACGAGCTGTACGTCGCCGCCAAGGAACTGCAGGCACCGTACGAGCTGGTCAAGGAGGTGGCCGAGCTCGGCAAGCTGCCCGTCGTCCTGTTCACCGCCGGAGGCATCGCCACCCCGGCCGACGCCGCGATGATGATGCAACTGGGCGCGGAAGGCGTCTTCGTCGGGTCGGGAATCTTCAAGAGCGGCAATCCCGCCGAGCGCGCAGCCGCGATCGTGGAGGCGACCACCTTCCATGACGACCCGGACGTGATCGCCAAGGTCTCGCGCGGCCTCGGAGAAGCCATGGTCGGCATCAATGTCGATGACATCCCGGCGCCGCACCGATTGGCCGAACGGGGCTGGTAGTCCTAGCTGATCCGGATGGCGCCGGCGGGCAGGTCTACCGTCAGGCGGTCGCCGTACGTCAGACCAGTGATGCGCGGCATGAGCAACTCGATGACTGAATCCGGTTGGAAATGATCGGGTTTGGTCTCCGGGTGCGGCCAATAGAGGTAGCCCCCGAACCGCTGATCACCGTTCAGTGCAGAACACCGAACGAGCGAGAAGGTCTCCGCGTCATGCTGATCGGTCCATGCGAGGCCCGCCAGCGTGATGGTCGGGCGGACCATCTGCACGGTGGCAGCGTCGAGCGAGAGATTGATCGTGGCGGGCTCGAGCCCGGCGAGGTCGACGCCGCGCGAGGTGAAGTGGGGCGTCTGGGCGGCGATCGTTCCACCCGGATGTCTCGCGTCGCGGCCGGTGCCGGAGGCAACCCCATGACCTCGAACGACTGTGCCGGACAACAGAATTCGACCGATATCGTCGGGGAGGGCGAAGAACTGGACATCAGGCGCCCAGTCGGGCAACCAGTCGGGACGGCTGTGGCCGAGGAATCGCCAGCCCCGGTGTCGATAGACCGCGGTGGCGCTCGACCTGCTCTGGGTGACGTCGAGTACAGGAGTCAGACCTCGGGCACGGATCTCGGCGACAGCGGTGTCCATCAGTCGTCCACCGACCCCGAGTCCGGCAGCCTCCGGTCCGACGAAAAGCACCGAGAGACAGCCCAGCGCTTCGATCGGCCGGCCGGTTCCGCGCGACCAGAACGCCCCGTCCGGGTTGTCGCTCACCCGGGTGACAGACACGTGGCCCGCGACCTGATCGTCGATCTGCGCGACGAAGGCAACCAACTCGGTGTCGCGGACGATGAACTGCTCAGGCGGGAACGGCAGTGGCCAGCGCAGGGGGTACTCGGAGACCGGTTGCTGGGTGCGCAGCTGCTCGACCAGCTGCGGCAGGTCCGACTCGAGGCGAGGACGGATGATCACGGACACAACGGGAGGCTAACCAAGTGACCGCTGCATCGGTGCCGGATGCTCGGCAGGTTACCGTCGGCGTCCTGGCTCTGCAGGGCGATGTCCGCGAACACCTGCACGCTCTGCGCACAGCGGGAGTCGCCACGGTCGCGGTGCGACGGCCCGCCGAACTCGACGCAGTCGACGGTCTTGTGCTGCCCGGTGGCGAGTCGACGACGATCGA
This is a stretch of genomic DNA from Yimella lutea. It encodes these proteins:
- a CDS encoding phosphatidylinositol mannoside acyltransferase; the protein is MSFADSLQVAGFRTAWKLVCRLPESAAYGLFERIADATYKRGGKSVERMRSNYARVRPELSDGELDALVRNGIRSYMRYWCDAFRLSVHSPEELAERMRLTGADEQARAIVGRGEPIILFLGHMGNWDLAGAWSTTYFAPVTTVAERLKPEELFGEFLAFRESLGMTILPLTGGDNTYGRLVDALDAGGFVPLLSDRDLTSNGVEVRLLGHRIKAATGPARLALDTGAALFPLAITYEPVPGRAAQRVVAHFGDRVVVPDGDRSDQVRAMTQQCVDALGDVVRQRTEDWHMMQRIFLDDFDSGLQERR
- the pgsA gene encoding phosphatidylinositol phosphate synthase, which gives rise to MLNKYARAFFTKVFTPVAKLFLKMGISPDVVTIIGTLGVCFGALAFYPRHEFLIGTLVITAFVFSDTIDGVMARMSGRSSVWGAYLDSTLDRVGDAAIFGALVLYYAGDQGHNMLLAGLALACLIFGSVVSYAKARAEGLGMTANVGIAERAERLVVVLVATGLCGWFLRPWETWIMGVVLGLLALASFITVLQRMLTVRQQALGKAL
- a CDS encoding GNAT family N-acetyltransferase, with product MSRIVRAEREHAFILGALTLQADLEDGGTNRAGFIAQFADAWLEEFESMPTWVAFGDDGSAVGFVQTNWVSKLPSLRRPTTGWVHVKKVFVTPAARGNDLAEQMLRAMIAWGTTNGIERYQLTARPPARSLYERLGFTAPDERLMELRPAAVSSAR
- a CDS encoding glycosyltransferase family 4 protein — translated: MRIGLVSPYSFDVPGGVQLHVRDLAEYLIGRGHYVEVLAPSELDTPLPPYVVSAGSALAVPYNGSVARLTFGPVTASRVTRWIERGRFDVLHVHEPVSPSVSMLAMWAAEGPIVATFHTSNTKSRALLAVGPMLQPGLEKLMGRIAVSAEARRFVHEHIGGDAVIIPNGVYVDQFANAPVNPAWQGTDDRPTLAFLGRIEEPRKGLHVLLDAMPALLAARPGLRLIVAGPGDPKQVLEGRPRNVIDACEFLGPISDADKQSFLRSVDCYIAPNTGGESFGIILVEAMSAGAAVVASDIRAFRAVLDDGWAGALFANEQPGELADVVLELLANAADRLQLATQGSRRARRFDWSRVASDVFSVYETVCAATVPARMGRSDVRPVRWWRGES
- a CDS encoding GNAT family N-acetyltransferase — its product is MSVIIRPRLESDLPQLVEQLRTQQPVSEYPLRWPLPFPPEQFIVRDTELVAFVAQIDDQVAGHVSVTRVSDNPDGAFWSRGTGRPIEALGCLSVLFVGPEAAGLGVGGRLMDTAVAEIRARGLTPVLDVTQSRSSATAVYRHRGWRFLGHSRPDWLPDWAPDVQFFALPDDIGRILLSGTVVRGHGVASGTGRDARHPGGTIAAQTPHFTSRGVDLAGLEPATINLSLDAATVQMVRPTITLAGLAWTDQHDAETFSLVRCSALNGDQRFGGYLYWPHPETKPDHFQPDSVIELLMPRITGLTYGDRLTVDLPAGAIRIS
- the pdxS gene encoding pyridoxal 5'-phosphate synthase lyase subunit PdxS, giving the protein MTQVADHTTDFTRTGTARVKRGMAEMLKGGVIMDVVTPEQARIAEDAGAVAVMALERVPADIRAQGGVSRMSDPDMIDAIIEAVSIPVMAKARIGHFVEAQVLQSLGVDYIDESEVLTPADYANHIDKWEFTVPFVCGATNLGEALRRITEGAAMIRSKGEAGTGDVSNATTHMRQIRQELRRLQNLPEDELYVAAKELQAPYELVKEVAELGKLPVVLFTAGGIATPADAAMMMQLGAEGVFVGSGIFKSGNPAERAAAIVEATTFHDDPDVIAKVSRGLGEAMVGINVDDIPAPHRLAERGW
- a CDS encoding nitroreductase family deazaflavin-dependent oxidoreductase translates to MPLQGEYALEKTPWVAQQLAAIDEAGTTEVADVQGRSVVVYTIRGNKSGLLRRVPLMRVEKDGVYAAVASKGGAPEHPAWYHNIVANPDVEVQDGSRHLDGVARRISGAERDEWWERAVAAFPPYAEYQTKTDREIPVLLIEPS
- a CDS encoding HIT family protein, with the translated sequence MTDPTDPTDSTVQSEKPDDFAGSPDGFERLWTPHRMVYIEADRPADHDDEACPFCAAPKKDDADGLIVHRGERCFVVMNLFPYNPGHLLVCPYRHVPLYLDLTDEETAEFTKLTKEGIRALQAVSAPMGFNLGMNQGEVAGAGVAAHLHQHIVPRWGGDSNFLPIIARTKALPQLLEDARSRLAEAWPKN